Genomic DNA from Corallococcus silvisoli:
GCGGCGCGCGGCGGCGAAATCCATCTCACGGATTCCGAGGTAGCGAGCCTCCACCGCCGTGACGACCACGTGGTTCACGGGCGGAAGCGCCTCGAAGAGCTGGCGCACCGCGTCCTCTTGCGTGACATCCGCCGAGGAGGTCCGCACGCGGCCCGGTCTTTCGAGCCGGGCAGCGGCTTGAGCCAGCTTCTCGGGGGAACGGCTCACGAGCGTCACGGACGCGCCTTGCTCCAGCGCGGCCTTGGCCACTCCGAATCCGATACCCGAGGATCCTCCCACCACCACGACATGTTGTTGTTCAAGGGTCATGCGCCATGACTACCGCGTGGCCAGGGTTGCAACCATGGGATGATGTGAAAGGCTCCATCCCATGAATGGAATGATGGTCAGCGAAAACCTGGGCCTCTTCGTGGCCGTGGCTCGGCAGCTGAGCTTCGTGGAGGCCGCGAAGCGCCTGGGGCTTCCCACCAGCACGGTCAGCCGCCGGATAGCGCTCCTGGAGGAGACGCTGGGGACTCGGCTCCTCCAACGCACCTCGCGGCGCGTGGGGTTGACGCTGGAAGGGACGCGGCTGCTGGAGCGAGCAGGGCCGCTGCTGGACCAACTTGGCGAGGTGCTCGACCAGTCCGTGGATCGAGAGGAAGAACCCGCCGGCAGGCTGCGGATTACGGCACCCGTGACGTCTGGAGCCCAGCGCATCGCCCCCCTGCTGTTCTCCTTCGCGGCCCAGCATCCGCGAGTGGCCGTGGAGTTGACGCTCACCAACTCCGTGGTGGACCTGGTGGAAGAAGGGTTCGACCTCGCCTTCCGGGTGGGTCCCATCCGGGACACCGAGCTGGTGGCGCGGCGGCTGTGGAGCATCGAGTCGGTGTTCGCGGCCTCCCCACGCTTCGTGCAAGACACCTTGAAGGGACAGACTCAGCTGACCCGGGAGGCGCTCAAGAAGGTGCCGGCGGTGCTTACGCTGCCTCGCGGGGTTTGGCGCCTGCGCCGCCGTGACGGCGGAGTGGAAGAGGTCCGACCAGCGGATGTTCGCGTCACGGTGAACGACCCACGGGTGGCAGTGGCGGCAGCTCAGGAGGGACTGGGCGTCGTCAGCGCGCCCAGGGAGCTGGTCGACCCGCATGGCCAGGCGCTCGTTCCGCTCACCGTGAAGGGGCGCACCCTGGAACCGCGAGAGCTCTTCGCGGTGTATCCTTCACGAAGGCAGCTCTCCACGCGGGCACGCCGAGTGCTCGACTGGGTGATGAAGCATGGTGCTCCAGAGCCTTCGGCGAAGCACCGAGTCACGCACCCTCACGGGTAGCGGGTGACACGAGACATCAGGTGCACCAGCGCGCCCGCCGCCGTCATCCCGAGCGCCGGAGTCGCGGCACGCGCGTCTGGACACCGGTAGGCCCCGTGCGCCTCCACTCCGCGCAGAACCAAGCTGGCGCGCTCCGCAATCGGCTCTTGTTCAATCTCTCCACCTACGTCGTGGTGAAGTTCAGTTCCCTGGTCAGCCACTTCACTTGAGCCATGTGTCACCGCGGAATTCGAGACGTTGAATGCGGCGCAGGCTCGCGACAGTCGCGGTGGCTGGGCAAATCACGCTTCTTCTACCGTCAGCTCCCGCTGGACGTCGGCCTCCTGCTCCCCCCTGCTTCAGCCGCATTCGCATGGGGCCCTCTCTGCCAGCAGCAGGCGCCGGGCGCGCGGCGGCACGGTTACGAGAAGCGCCGTCTCATCTCCACGCATGCGGGCCTCCGCTGGCGCGGTCGCCCTGTAGCGCGGCGGCTGAGGCGGAGGAATTCCCGAGGAAGAAAATGATCCGCGAGGCGTCCTCGGTTCGGCCCGCGGCGTCCACGCCGCCTCAGCAACAGGACCGAGAAAACACCCCATGAAGCCCACGAAGCCCGCCCAGGACCTCGCCCTCTCCTCCACGTCCGCCGACGACACCGCGAGCGCCGGGCAGGCGCCCGAGCATGCACTGAATGTCCTGTCCGCCGCCGACCAGCCCCAGCCGGAGGCCGGCGTGGGCGCGCCGCACGAGGCGCTCGCGCGCGATGAGGTGGCCCATGCCCTTTTCGACACCGAGGACGCCTCGCTGCACCTGCCGGGCAGCGGCTTGCCAGTGGGCTCCGTGGAGGCATCCTGGCTGCTCGACGCGGGCAGCGCGGGGCGTGACTGGAAGCGCGAGCTTCGCGCGCTCTACGCAGCGCTCGACAGCGCGAAGAACGACGGGTCGGACCTGACAGCCCTCACCACCCAGGCGGACGTGCTGCACCTCCTGGCGAGCGCGCGCGTCATCAACGCCTTCCGTGCGGAGGAGCTCGTGGTGCGCTTCTACGAGCAGGTGCGCGTGGCGCGCGCGGCCCAGAGCGAGCGGGTGCGCGGCTACTTCGCCTCGCTGCCTGCAAACTGGTTCACCGACAGCTCCATCTACTACACCTACCCGCACTCGCTCGGCGTGCCCGAGGGACAGGCGCGCGGCACGCTCTTCGATCTGGCGCACCAGCTGCCCTCCCTGCTCGAGCTCGGG
This window encodes:
- a CDS encoding LysR family transcriptional regulator — translated: MMVSENLGLFVAVARQLSFVEAAKRLGLPTSTVSRRIALLEETLGTRLLQRTSRRVGLTLEGTRLLERAGPLLDQLGEVLDQSVDREEEPAGRLRITAPVTSGAQRIAPLLFSFAAQHPRVAVELTLTNSVVDLVEEGFDLAFRVGPIRDTELVARRLWSIESVFAASPRFVQDTLKGQTQLTREALKKVPAVLTLPRGVWRLRRRDGGVEEVRPADVRVTVNDPRVAVAAAQEGLGVVSAPRELVDPHGQALVPLTVKGRTLEPRELFAVYPSRRQLSTRARRVLDWVMKHGAPEPSAKHRVTHPHG